One genomic window of Quercus robur chromosome 6, dhQueRobu3.1, whole genome shotgun sequence includes the following:
- the LOC126689767 gene encoding uncharacterized protein LOC126689767, translated as MSSMNRVFGGMMAKEDENEEFNVYRSGGENEKLELLKALRSSQTRAREAEMKAASLVNERNCLSDALLEEAMRLYAYRQWVRLLELQVSKLQSQWLQQQNQNTGCGCGGSKGAEELLKEGDGDEDGGGVTWFLAVAFCLGFVGVGFAFGYRYLF; from the coding sequence ATGTCGTCCATGAATAGAGTTTTTGGAGGCATGATGGCTAAAGAAGATGAGAACGAAGAGTTTAACGTCTATAGAAGTGGCGGTGAGAATGAGAAGTTGGAGCTTTTGAAGGCCTTAAGGTCATCACAAACGCGTGCAAGAGAGGCTGAAATGAAAGCAGCGAGTTTGGTTAATGAAAGGAACTGTCTTTCCGATGCTTTGCTAGAGGAGGCAATGAGATTGTATGCTTATCGGCAATGGGTGAGATTGCTTGAGCTCCAAGTTTCAAAGTTGCAATCACAATGGCtacaacaacaaaaccaaaacactGGTTGTGGTTGTGGGGGATCAAAGGGTGCAGAAGAGCTGTTGAAAGAGGGGGATGGTGATGAGGATGGTGGAGGTGTGACATGGTTTTTGGCTGTGGCATTTTGTTTGGGATTTGTTGGTGTGGGCTTCGCATTCGGTTATAGATACTTgttttga